Proteins found in one Zea mays cultivar B73 chromosome 1, Zm-B73-REFERENCE-NAM-5.0, whole genome shotgun sequence genomic segment:
- the LOC100285776 gene encoding leucoanthocyanidin dioxygenase: MADESWRVPTPVQELAAGVVEPPTQFVLQEQDRPGSGTLLFATDMPEPIPVVDLSRLAAADEASKLRSALETWGLFLVTKHGIEASLMDDVMAASRDFFYQPLEAKQEYSNLIGGKRFQMEGYGNDMVKSKDQILDWQDRLQLRVEPQDERNLAYWPKHPDSFRDLLEKYASKTKIVRNKVLRAMGKTLELGEDYFISQIGDRASAIARFNYYPPCPRPDLVFGIKPHSDGGAVTILLVDKDVGGLQVQKDGVWYTVPSMPHTLLVNLGDSMEIMNNGIFKSPVHRVVTNAEKERLSLAMFYGVEGQRVLEPALGLLGEERPARYRKIMASDYIIGLRQGIAEGQRFIETLKI, from the exons ATGGCTGACGAGTCATGGAGGGTGCCAACCCCAGTGCAAGAACTGGCCGCAGGCGTGGTGGAGCCACCGACCCAGTTCGTGCTGCAGGAGCAGGATCGTCCTGGATCTGGGACCCTGCTCTTCGCCACTGACATGCCGGAGCCCATTCCCGTCGTTGACCTCAGCAGGCTGGCGGCTGCCGACGAGGCTTCCAAGCTCCGGTCAGCACTGGAGACCTGGGGGCTCTTCCTG GTTACTAAGCATGGGATAGAAGCATCTCTCATGGACGATGTGATGGCCGCGTCACGCGATTTTTTCTACCAGCCGCTCGAAGCGAAGCAGGAATACAGTAACCTGATAGGCGGCAAGCGGTTCCAGATGGAGGGTTATGGTAATGACATGGTGAAATCCAAAGATCAGATACTGGACTGGCAAGATCGGCTGCAGCTCAGGGTGGAACCCCAAGATGAGAGGAACCTCGCTTATTGGCCCAAACACCCTGATTCTTTCAG GGATCTTCTGGAGAAGTATGCATCAAAAACCAAGATAGTTAGGAACAAAGTCTTACGGGCGATGGGCAAAACATTGGAGCTTGGCGAAGACTATTTCATCAGCCAGATTGGTGACAGGGCCTCAGCAATTGCTAGGTTCAACTACTACCCTCCCTGTCCAAGGCCTGATCTTGTCTTTGGCATTAAGCCTCACTCTGACGGTGGCGCGGTGACGATACTTCTCGTCGACAAGGATGTTGGGGGCCTGCAAGTTCAGAAAGATGGCGTTTGGTACACTGTTCCGTCCATGCCTCACACGCTGCTTGTCAACTTGGGTGACTCCATGGAG ATAATGAACAATGGGATCTTCAAAAGTCCGGTGCACAGGGTTGTGACGAATGCAGAGAAAGAGAGACTCTCACTCGCCATGTTCTACGGCGTGGAAGGCCAGAGAGTGCTTGAGCCAGCGCTTGGTTTGCTGGGTGAGGAGCGACCAGCACGGTACAGGAAAATTATGGCCTCAGACTACATTATTGGGCTCCGTCAAGGAATTGCGGAAGGACAGAGATTTATCGAGACTTTGAAGATATAG